A part of Entelurus aequoreus isolate RoL-2023_Sb linkage group LG10, RoL_Eaeq_v1.1, whole genome shotgun sequence genomic DNA contains:
- the rnf26 gene encoding E3 ubiquitin-protein ligase RNF26 has protein sequence MGLLAALISTVGKCLEAACLMLDVNFLLVHTVVRTFLTVFKFITILPSLFANSLLDLGNMALFGFLSAAEATSHLAHSTVTMLASLMLSLEGLLESLKMVGYLLMHVLLRGKAHLCRGLLSLQEACGIALSLLVYLINTAVNYAFIATLNLYSVVICVLQTVSSPLQMALELAPTTITFLHSSLVGTSAFLWSPCKLLLDFLVSLVHIFISIFILNIYGLLLAISIALTTTAYLNPELTRQALGRLVAYVNAFSAVHRLHAVFVFTWQKTSRSLCAGWRHLRGMLCCLHLLERRIWQQLSRHSSQLGTALRIQLHRDNNNTDRVRGDGDPGEGIRRDPPDGRAEDHPHREQLAPTTSSTERPLKANKHFRHSSSENLLTLLNEQEDQKKCVICQDQTKTVVLLPCRHLCLCRHCADIMLLQQTIYQHCPLCRHMILNILEVYL, from the coding sequence ATGGGGCTGTTAGCTGCTCTTATTTCCACTGTAGGAAAATGCTTGGAGGCTGCCTGCTTAATGTTGGACGTCAATTTCCTCCTCGTTCACACTGTAGTCCGGACATTTCTGACTGTGTTCAAATTTATAACCATCCTGCCTTCGCTTTTTGCCAATTCACTGCTGGACCTCGGAAACATGGCTCTCTTCGGCTTCCTGTCCGCAGCAGAGGCGACGTCCCACCTAGCCCACAGCACAGTGACCATGCTGGCCAGCCTGATGCTCTCCCTGGAGGGGCTTCTGGAGAGCCTGAAGATGGTGGGCTACCTTCTCATGCATGTGCTGCTCCGTGGCAAGGCGCACCTGTGTCGAGGGCTTTTGTCGCTGCAGGAGGCTTGCGGCATCGCGCTCAGCCTCCTGGTCTACCTGATCAACACTGCAGTCAACTATGCTTTCATTGCCACCCTCAACCTCTACTCGGTTGTGATCTGCGTGTTGCAGACGGTGTCCAGCCCACTGCAGATGGCACTGGAGCTCGCGCCGACCACCATCACTTTCCTACACAGCAGCTTGGTGGGCACGTCGGCATTCCTGTGGTCGCCATGCAAGCTACTGTTGGACTTCCTAGTGTCGCTGGTGCACATTTTCATCAGCATCTTCATACTGAACATCTATGGCCTTTTGCTTGCAATCAGCATTGCTCTGACAACCACCGCCTACCTTAACCCAGAACTCACCAGGCAGGCCTTAGGGCGACTTGTGGCTTACGTCAACGCTTTCTCGGCTGTTCACAGACTCCACGCAGTGTTTGTTTTTACGTGGCAGAAGACATCTCGTTCGTTATGTGCCGGCTGGCGACACCTGCGCGGGATGTTGTGTTGCCTCCACCTGCTGGAGAGAAGAATCTGGCAGCAGCTGTCTCGTCACAGCAGCCAGCTGGGCACAGCGCTGAGGATTCAGCTGCACAGGGACAACAACAACACGGATAGAGTGCGAGGCGACGGCGATCCCGGCGAGGGGATCAGGCGGGATCCACCTGACGGAAGAGCGGAGGACCATCCCCACCGGGAACAGCTCGCCCCAACGACGTCCAGCACGGAAAGACCTTTAAAAGCGAACAAACATTTCCGTCACTCTTCGTCGGAGAATCTGCTGACGCTTCTTAACGAGCAGGAAGACCAGAAGAAATGCGTCATCTGTCAAGACCAGACCAAGACGGTGGTGCTGCTGCCGTGCAGACACCTGTGCTTGTGTCGTCACTGCGCCGACATCATGCTGCTGCAGCAGACCATCTACCAACATTGCCCGTTGTGTCGTCACATGATTCTCAACATCCTTGAGGTGTACCTCTGA